One Cricetulus griseus strain 17A/GY chromosome 5, alternate assembly CriGri-PICRH-1.0, whole genome shotgun sequence genomic window carries:
- the Polrmt gene encoding DNA-directed RNA polymerase, mitochondrial isoform X3 → MSALRWTRGAAGLGRALSSSGRRRPTSEEGTLSSLCSSRRSSAASPREQDVQKEWGHAELLEVLEARVRQLRAESMSEATVKKVQMDQPPNGHSSRWAQKLEAERQVKGKRQKELLDQHQKHTLTLQMEPWIWSKKLAGCLQQSKKGAPKSLEEEEQLLTQALKAALQKLSSCTLAKSNATAVEANILLLQQKFLAFFECCACTDNVPLAHHVLVTQHSKCDKQQLLTLDMYNTVMLSWARKGSFKELVYVFIMLKDAGLSPNLWSYAAALQCMGRRDQDVHIIQRCLKQMMEEGFQPQQLFTDLVLTGEERDALLRAVVKAEPAFILPPQAPEPVNTSILLQEVYAKQKGPKSYPKLHLPLETLQDLFHQQLHVELSANVCVQSVEKAPVMTKEVIEARKTLKTLQGQWEAELLRVLQQTKATMAHQAQEGQPTLYPFLCLLSEGEFVSMLMQVLRLLPAQGEPLLHLAHDLGLRVLNRHLVKQKQATNHVQKLGQHYSQYLRLLASDTQVEAPCLPREYWESLGPLETPMQQPWSLTVLLHLGKQLAEMLVQAVQMPRNLSTPQASRHLIPVLYHVYSFRSYRQIGILKPHPAFSKLLETAAEPTLILETTEVPMLCPPLPWTTPHTGAYLLSSTKLMRATEGTTQHQHLLERCAPAQLHGALDALTQLGNCAWRVNGRLLDLVLQIFRDKGCTRLGVPPPRSEAPQPAQLRLPPGATPLHKAELRKELSRCLKIAREMHSLRIEALYRLSLAQHLRNRVFWLPHNMDFRGRTYPCPPYFNHLGSDLARALLEFAEGRPLGPRGLDWIKIHLVNLTGLRKRDSLRMRLRFADEVMEEILDSADNPMTGRKWWMEADEPWQTLACCIEVARAVRSPDAAAYVSHLPVHQVEELRQRDAKDGLQVAHVLKGFITRKVVKQTVMTVVYGVTRYGGRLQIEKRLRELSNFPQEFVWEASHYLVRLVFKSLQEMFSSTRAIQHWLTESANLISHSGWPVEWVTPLGIPVIQPYHREAKVQVKGGIQSITMTSSMDITQKPNTLKQKNGFPPNFIHSLDSAHMMLTALHCYRKGLTFVSVHDCFWTHAADIPVMNEVCREQFVRLHSQPILEDLAKFLEKRFCSVSSSQKPSELALATKLQKTLQSLPKTGTFDLSQVMKSTYFFS, encoded by the exons ATGTCGGCGCTACGCTGGACCCGAGGCGCAGCGGGGCTCGGCAGGGCGTTGAGCTCCTCTGGGCGCCGCCGCCCGACCTCGGAGGAAG GGACCCTCAGTAGCCTCTGCAGCTCAAGAAGGAGCTCTGCTGCAAGTCCCCGAGAGCAAGATGTCCAGAAGGAGTGGGGCCATGCTGAACTGCTGGAAG TGCTGGAGGCTCGGGTGCGGCAGCTACGGGCGGAGAGCATGTCTGAGGCGACGGTGAAGAAGGTGCAGATGGACCAGCCTCCAAACGGCCACAGCAGCCGCTGGGCCCAGAAGCTGGAGGCCGAGAGACAGGTGAAGGGGAAGCGCCAGAAGGAACTTCTTGACCAGCATCAGAAGCACACACTCACATTGCAGATGGAGCCCTGGATCTGGAGCAAGAAGCTGGCTGGCTGCCTGCAGCAGAGCAAGAAGGGGGCACCCAAGAgcttggaggaggaggagcagctgCTGACCCAGGCCCTGAAGGCCGCCCTGCAGAAGCTCAGTTCTTGCACCCTGGCCAAGTCGAATGCCACAGCTGTAGAGGCCAACATCTTGCTCCTCCAGCAGAAGTTTCTGGCTTTCTTTGAGTGCTGTGCCTGCACTGACAATGTGCCCCTCGCCCACCATGTGCTAGTCACTCAGCACAGCAAGTGTGACAAGCAGCAGCTGCTCACGCTGGACATGTATAACACGGTGATGCTCAGTTGGGCCCGCAAG GGCTCCTTCAAGGAGCTGGTATATGTGTTCATCATGCTGAAGGATGCTGGCCTCTCCCCAAACCTGTGGTCCTATGCAGCTGCACTCCAGTGCATGGGACGCAGGGACCAGGACGTCCACATCATCCAGAG GTGTCTGAAGCAGATGATGGAAGAAgggttccagccccagcagcTCTTCACCGATCTGGTCCTGACAGGGGAGGAGCGGGACGCGCTGCTGAGAGCAGTGGTCAAGGCTGAGCCTGCCTTCATTCTGCCGCCACAAGCTCCAGAGCCCGTCAACACATCCATCCTGCTCCAGGAGGTCTATGCCAAG CAGAAGGGTCCCAAGTCCTACCCGAAGTTGCACCTGCCCCTGGAGACCCTGCAGGACCTCTTCCACCAGCAGCTGCATGTGGAGCTGAGCGCCAACGTATGTGTCCAGTCAGTGGAGAAGGCCCCAGTAATGACCAAGGAGGTCATTGAGGCG CGGAAGACCCTGAAGACCCTGCAGGGGCAGTGGGAAGCGGAGCTGCTGCGGGTGCTACAGCAGACTAAGGCCACCATGGCCCACCAGGCGCAGGAGGGCCAGCCCACCCTCTATCCCTTCCTGTGCCTGCTCAGCGAAGGGGAGTTCGTGAGCATGCTGATGCAG GTTCTGCGGTTGTTGCCAGCGCAGGGTGAGCCTCTCCTCCACCTGGCCCATGACCTGGGCCTTCGTGTCTTAAATCGGCATTtggtgaagcagaagcaggccacCAACCATGTGCAGAAACTGGGGCAGCATTACTCACAGTACCTCCGGCTCCTGGCTTCTGACACGCAG GTGGAGGCGCCCTGCCTTCCTCGGGAGTACTGGGAATCACTGGGCCCACTGGAGACCCCTATGCAGCAGCCCTGGTCCCTGACAGTGCTGCTGCACCTGGGCAAGCAGCTGGCTGAGATGTTGGTGCAGGCAGTGCAGATGCCACGCAACCTGTCCACCCCGCAGGCTTCACGCCACCTCATCCCGGTGCTCTACCATGTGTACTCCTTCCGAAGCTATCGCCAG ATCGGCATCCTCAAGCCTCACCCAGCCTTCTCAAAGCTGCTAGAGACGGCTGCGGAACCCACACTGATCCTCGAGACCACAGAAGTGCCTATGTTGTGCCCACCGTTGCCCTGGACGACACCGCACACTGGGGCCTACCTATTGAGCTCCACCAAACTGATGCGTGCCACAGAGGGCACCACACAGCACCAGCATCTCCTGGAGCGCTGTGCTCCTGCCCAGCTGCACGGTGCCCTGGACGCTCTCACTCAGCTGGGGAATTGTGCCTGGCGTGTCAACGGGCGCCTGCTGGACTTGGTGCTACAGATCTTCAGGGACAAGGGTTGTACACGCCTGGGCGTTCCTCCTCCACGCTCAGAGGCCCCACAGCCAGCTCAGCTGCGCCTGCCACCTGGAGCCACACCTTTGCACAAGGCGGAGCTTCGGAAAGAGCTGTCGCGCTGCCTCAAAATTGCTCGGGAGATGCACAGCCTACGCATCGAAGCCTTGTACCGCCTGTCTCTGGCACAGCACCTGCGGAACCGTGTCTTTTGGCTGCCACACAATATGGACTTCCGCGGCCGCACCTACCCCTGTCCGCCATACTTCAACCATCTGGGCAGTGACCTGGCACGGGCCCTGTTGGAGTTTGCCGAGGGCCGGCCACTGGGGCCACGAGGCCTCGACTGGATCAAGATCCACCTGGTCAACCTGACTGGCCTCAGGAAGCGTGATTCGCTGCGCATGCGCCTGAGATTCGCAGATGAGGTCATGGAAGAGATCTTGGACTCGGCAGACAACCCCATGACG GGCCGGAAGTGGTGGATGGAAGCTGATGAGCCCTGGCAGACCCTGGCCTGCTGCATAGAGGTGGCCCGAGCAGTCCGGTCCCCAGATGCGGCTGCCTATGTCTCCCACCTGCCGGTTCACCAG GTGGAGGAGCTCCGCCAGCGGGACGCCAAGGATGGCCTCCAGGTGGCCCACGTGCTGAAGGGCTTCATTACCCGCAAGGTGGTGAAGCAGACCGTAATGACCGTGGTGTATGGAGTCACACGCTATGGTGGGCGCCTGCAGATAGAGAAGCGTCTGCGCGAACTCAGCAACTTCCCCCAG GAGTTTGTTTGGGAAGCCTCACACTACCTCGTGCGCCTCGTCTTCAAAAGCCTACAGGAGATGTTCTCCAGCACCCGGGCCATCCAG CACTGGCTGACCGAGAGCGCCAACCTCATCTCtcactcaggctggcctgtggaGTGGGTCACACCCCTGGGTATCCCCGTCATACAGCCCTATCACCGTGAGGCCAAGGTCCAG GTAAAAGGTGGCATCCAGAGCATCACCATGACCAGCTCCATGGACATCACCCA GAAGCCCAACACTCTGAAGCAGAAGAATGGCTTTCCGCCCAACTTCATCCACTCCCTGGACTCTGCCCACATGATGCTGACTGCCCTGCACTGCTACAG GAAGGGCCTGACCTTCGTCTCTGTGCACGACTGCTTCTGGACACACGCCGCTGACATCCCGGTGATGAATGAG GTGTGTCGTGAGCAGTTCGTGCGTCTACATAGCCAGCCCATCTTAGAAGACCTGGCTAAGTTCCTGGAGAAGCGCTTCTGCTCTGTCTCCAG CTCCCAGAAGCCCTCAGAACTTGCCCTGGCCACCAAACTGCAGAAGACACTACAGTCCTTGCCAAAGACCG GTACCTTCGATCTGAGTCAGGTGATGAAATCCACCTACTTCTTCAGTTGA
- the Polrmt gene encoding DNA-directed RNA polymerase, mitochondrial isoform X1, which yields MSALRWTRGAAGLGRALSSSGRRRPTSEEGTLSSLCSSRRSSAASPREQDVQKEWGHAELLEVLEARVRQLRAESMSEATVKKVQMDQPPNGHSSRWAQKLEAERQVKGKRQKELLDQHQKHTLTLQMEPWIWSKKLAGCLQQSKKGAPKSLEEEEQLLTQALKAALQKLSSCTLAKSNATAVEANILLLQQKFLAFFECCACTDNVPLAHHVLVTQHSKCDKQQLLTLDMYNTVMLSWARKGSFKELVYVFIMLKDAGLSPNLWSYAAALQCMGRRDQDVHIIQRCLKQMMEEGFQPQQLFTDLVLTGEERDALLRAVVKAEPAFILPPQAPEPVNTSILLQEVYAKQKGPKSYPKLHLPLETLQDLFHQQLHVELSANVCVQSVEKAPVMTKEVIEARKTLKTLQGQWEAELLRVLQQTKATMAHQAQEGQPTLYPFLCLLSEGEFVSMLMQVLRLLPAQGEPLLHLAHDLGLRVLNRHLVKQKQATNHVQKLGQHYSQYLRLLASDTQVEAPCLPREYWESLGPLETPMQQPWSLTVLLHLGKQLAEMLVQAVQMPRNLSTPQASRHLIPVLYHVYSFRSYRQIGILKPHPAFSKLLETAAEPTLILETTEVPMLCPPLPWTTPHTGAYLLSSTKLMRATEGTTQHQHLLERCAPAQLHGALDALTQLGNCAWRVNGRLLDLVLQIFRDKGCTRLGVPPPRSEAPQPAQLRLPPGATPLHKAELRKELSRCLKIAREMHSLRIEALYRLSLAQHLRNRVFWLPHNMDFRGRTYPCPPYFNHLGSDLARALLEFAEGRPLGPRGLDWIKIHLVNLTGLRKRDSLRMRLRFADEVMEEILDSADNPMTGRKWWMEADEPWQTLACCIEVARAVRSPDAAAYVSHLPVHQDGSCNGLQHYAALGRDSAGAASVNLMPSDLPQDVYREVAAQVEELRQRDAKDGLQVAHVLKGFITRKVVKQTVMTVVYGVTRYGGRLQIEKRLRELSNFPQEFVWEASHYLVRLVFKSLQEMFSSTRAIQHWLTESANLISHSGWPVEWVTPLGIPVIQPYHREAKVQVKGGIQSITMTSSMDITQKPNTLKQKNGFPPNFIHSLDSAHMMLTALHCYRKGLTFVSVHDCFWTHAADIPVMNEVCREQFVRLHSQPILEDLAKFLEKRFCSVSSSQKPSELALATKLQKTLQSLPKTGTFDLSQVMKSTYFFS from the exons ATGTCGGCGCTACGCTGGACCCGAGGCGCAGCGGGGCTCGGCAGGGCGTTGAGCTCCTCTGGGCGCCGCCGCCCGACCTCGGAGGAAG GGACCCTCAGTAGCCTCTGCAGCTCAAGAAGGAGCTCTGCTGCAAGTCCCCGAGAGCAAGATGTCCAGAAGGAGTGGGGCCATGCTGAACTGCTGGAAG TGCTGGAGGCTCGGGTGCGGCAGCTACGGGCGGAGAGCATGTCTGAGGCGACGGTGAAGAAGGTGCAGATGGACCAGCCTCCAAACGGCCACAGCAGCCGCTGGGCCCAGAAGCTGGAGGCCGAGAGACAGGTGAAGGGGAAGCGCCAGAAGGAACTTCTTGACCAGCATCAGAAGCACACACTCACATTGCAGATGGAGCCCTGGATCTGGAGCAAGAAGCTGGCTGGCTGCCTGCAGCAGAGCAAGAAGGGGGCACCCAAGAgcttggaggaggaggagcagctgCTGACCCAGGCCCTGAAGGCCGCCCTGCAGAAGCTCAGTTCTTGCACCCTGGCCAAGTCGAATGCCACAGCTGTAGAGGCCAACATCTTGCTCCTCCAGCAGAAGTTTCTGGCTTTCTTTGAGTGCTGTGCCTGCACTGACAATGTGCCCCTCGCCCACCATGTGCTAGTCACTCAGCACAGCAAGTGTGACAAGCAGCAGCTGCTCACGCTGGACATGTATAACACGGTGATGCTCAGTTGGGCCCGCAAG GGCTCCTTCAAGGAGCTGGTATATGTGTTCATCATGCTGAAGGATGCTGGCCTCTCCCCAAACCTGTGGTCCTATGCAGCTGCACTCCAGTGCATGGGACGCAGGGACCAGGACGTCCACATCATCCAGAG GTGTCTGAAGCAGATGATGGAAGAAgggttccagccccagcagcTCTTCACCGATCTGGTCCTGACAGGGGAGGAGCGGGACGCGCTGCTGAGAGCAGTGGTCAAGGCTGAGCCTGCCTTCATTCTGCCGCCACAAGCTCCAGAGCCCGTCAACACATCCATCCTGCTCCAGGAGGTCTATGCCAAG CAGAAGGGTCCCAAGTCCTACCCGAAGTTGCACCTGCCCCTGGAGACCCTGCAGGACCTCTTCCACCAGCAGCTGCATGTGGAGCTGAGCGCCAACGTATGTGTCCAGTCAGTGGAGAAGGCCCCAGTAATGACCAAGGAGGTCATTGAGGCG CGGAAGACCCTGAAGACCCTGCAGGGGCAGTGGGAAGCGGAGCTGCTGCGGGTGCTACAGCAGACTAAGGCCACCATGGCCCACCAGGCGCAGGAGGGCCAGCCCACCCTCTATCCCTTCCTGTGCCTGCTCAGCGAAGGGGAGTTCGTGAGCATGCTGATGCAG GTTCTGCGGTTGTTGCCAGCGCAGGGTGAGCCTCTCCTCCACCTGGCCCATGACCTGGGCCTTCGTGTCTTAAATCGGCATTtggtgaagcagaagcaggccacCAACCATGTGCAGAAACTGGGGCAGCATTACTCACAGTACCTCCGGCTCCTGGCTTCTGACACGCAG GTGGAGGCGCCCTGCCTTCCTCGGGAGTACTGGGAATCACTGGGCCCACTGGAGACCCCTATGCAGCAGCCCTGGTCCCTGACAGTGCTGCTGCACCTGGGCAAGCAGCTGGCTGAGATGTTGGTGCAGGCAGTGCAGATGCCACGCAACCTGTCCACCCCGCAGGCTTCACGCCACCTCATCCCGGTGCTCTACCATGTGTACTCCTTCCGAAGCTATCGCCAG ATCGGCATCCTCAAGCCTCACCCAGCCTTCTCAAAGCTGCTAGAGACGGCTGCGGAACCCACACTGATCCTCGAGACCACAGAAGTGCCTATGTTGTGCCCACCGTTGCCCTGGACGACACCGCACACTGGGGCCTACCTATTGAGCTCCACCAAACTGATGCGTGCCACAGAGGGCACCACACAGCACCAGCATCTCCTGGAGCGCTGTGCTCCTGCCCAGCTGCACGGTGCCCTGGACGCTCTCACTCAGCTGGGGAATTGTGCCTGGCGTGTCAACGGGCGCCTGCTGGACTTGGTGCTACAGATCTTCAGGGACAAGGGTTGTACACGCCTGGGCGTTCCTCCTCCACGCTCAGAGGCCCCACAGCCAGCTCAGCTGCGCCTGCCACCTGGAGCCACACCTTTGCACAAGGCGGAGCTTCGGAAAGAGCTGTCGCGCTGCCTCAAAATTGCTCGGGAGATGCACAGCCTACGCATCGAAGCCTTGTACCGCCTGTCTCTGGCACAGCACCTGCGGAACCGTGTCTTTTGGCTGCCACACAATATGGACTTCCGCGGCCGCACCTACCCCTGTCCGCCATACTTCAACCATCTGGGCAGTGACCTGGCACGGGCCCTGTTGGAGTTTGCCGAGGGCCGGCCACTGGGGCCACGAGGCCTCGACTGGATCAAGATCCACCTGGTCAACCTGACTGGCCTCAGGAAGCGTGATTCGCTGCGCATGCGCCTGAGATTCGCAGATGAGGTCATGGAAGAGATCTTGGACTCGGCAGACAACCCCATGACG GGCCGGAAGTGGTGGATGGAAGCTGATGAGCCCTGGCAGACCCTGGCCTGCTGCATAGAGGTGGCCCGAGCAGTCCGGTCCCCAGATGCGGCTGCCTATGTCTCCCACCTGCCGGTTCACCAG GATGGCTCCTGCAATGGCTTGCAGCATTACGCTGCGCTCGGCCGCGACAGCGCAGGTGCCGCCTCAGTTAACCTAATGCCCTCGGACCTGCCCCAAGATGTGTACAGGGAGGTGGCAGCACAG GTGGAGGAGCTCCGCCAGCGGGACGCCAAGGATGGCCTCCAGGTGGCCCACGTGCTGAAGGGCTTCATTACCCGCAAGGTGGTGAAGCAGACCGTAATGACCGTGGTGTATGGAGTCACACGCTATGGTGGGCGCCTGCAGATAGAGAAGCGTCTGCGCGAACTCAGCAACTTCCCCCAG GAGTTTGTTTGGGAAGCCTCACACTACCTCGTGCGCCTCGTCTTCAAAAGCCTACAGGAGATGTTCTCCAGCACCCGGGCCATCCAG CACTGGCTGACCGAGAGCGCCAACCTCATCTCtcactcaggctggcctgtggaGTGGGTCACACCCCTGGGTATCCCCGTCATACAGCCCTATCACCGTGAGGCCAAGGTCCAG GTAAAAGGTGGCATCCAGAGCATCACCATGACCAGCTCCATGGACATCACCCA GAAGCCCAACACTCTGAAGCAGAAGAATGGCTTTCCGCCCAACTTCATCCACTCCCTGGACTCTGCCCACATGATGCTGACTGCCCTGCACTGCTACAG GAAGGGCCTGACCTTCGTCTCTGTGCACGACTGCTTCTGGACACACGCCGCTGACATCCCGGTGATGAATGAG GTGTGTCGTGAGCAGTTCGTGCGTCTACATAGCCAGCCCATCTTAGAAGACCTGGCTAAGTTCCTGGAGAAGCGCTTCTGCTCTGTCTCCAG CTCCCAGAAGCCCTCAGAACTTGCCCTGGCCACCAAACTGCAGAAGACACTACAGTCCTTGCCAAAGACCG GTACCTTCGATCTGAGTCAGGTGATGAAATCCACCTACTTCTTCAGTTGA
- the Polrmt gene encoding DNA-directed RNA polymerase, mitochondrial isoform X2 — MSALRWTRGAAGLGRALSSSGRRRPTSEEGTLSSLCSSRRSSAASPREQDVQKEWGHAELLEVLEARVRQLRAESMSEATVKKVQMDQPPNGHSSRWAQKLEAERQVKGKRQKELLDQHQKHTLTLQMEPWIWSKKLAGCLQQSKKGAPKSLEEEEQLLTQALKAALQKLSSCTLAKSNATAVEANILLLQQKFLAFFECCACTDNVPLAHHVLVTQHSKCDKQQLLTLDMYNTVMLSWARKGSFKELVYVFIMLKDAGLSPNLWSYAAALQCMGRRDQDVHIIQRCLKQMMEEGFQPQQLFTDLVLTGEERDALLRAVVKAEPAFILPPQAPEPVNTSILLQEVYAKKGPKSYPKLHLPLETLQDLFHQQLHVELSANVCVQSVEKAPVMTKEVIEARKTLKTLQGQWEAELLRVLQQTKATMAHQAQEGQPTLYPFLCLLSEGEFVSMLMQVLRLLPAQGEPLLHLAHDLGLRVLNRHLVKQKQATNHVQKLGQHYSQYLRLLASDTQVEAPCLPREYWESLGPLETPMQQPWSLTVLLHLGKQLAEMLVQAVQMPRNLSTPQASRHLIPVLYHVYSFRSYRQIGILKPHPAFSKLLETAAEPTLILETTEVPMLCPPLPWTTPHTGAYLLSSTKLMRATEGTTQHQHLLERCAPAQLHGALDALTQLGNCAWRVNGRLLDLVLQIFRDKGCTRLGVPPPRSEAPQPAQLRLPPGATPLHKAELRKELSRCLKIAREMHSLRIEALYRLSLAQHLRNRVFWLPHNMDFRGRTYPCPPYFNHLGSDLARALLEFAEGRPLGPRGLDWIKIHLVNLTGLRKRDSLRMRLRFADEVMEEILDSADNPMTGRKWWMEADEPWQTLACCIEVARAVRSPDAAAYVSHLPVHQDGSCNGLQHYAALGRDSAGAASVNLMPSDLPQDVYREVAAQVEELRQRDAKDGLQVAHVLKGFITRKVVKQTVMTVVYGVTRYGGRLQIEKRLRELSNFPQEFVWEASHYLVRLVFKSLQEMFSSTRAIQHWLTESANLISHSGWPVEWVTPLGIPVIQPYHREAKVQVKGGIQSITMTSSMDITQKPNTLKQKNGFPPNFIHSLDSAHMMLTALHCYRKGLTFVSVHDCFWTHAADIPVMNEVCREQFVRLHSQPILEDLAKFLEKRFCSVSSSQKPSELALATKLQKTLQSLPKTGTFDLSQVMKSTYFFS, encoded by the exons ATGTCGGCGCTACGCTGGACCCGAGGCGCAGCGGGGCTCGGCAGGGCGTTGAGCTCCTCTGGGCGCCGCCGCCCGACCTCGGAGGAAG GGACCCTCAGTAGCCTCTGCAGCTCAAGAAGGAGCTCTGCTGCAAGTCCCCGAGAGCAAGATGTCCAGAAGGAGTGGGGCCATGCTGAACTGCTGGAAG TGCTGGAGGCTCGGGTGCGGCAGCTACGGGCGGAGAGCATGTCTGAGGCGACGGTGAAGAAGGTGCAGATGGACCAGCCTCCAAACGGCCACAGCAGCCGCTGGGCCCAGAAGCTGGAGGCCGAGAGACAGGTGAAGGGGAAGCGCCAGAAGGAACTTCTTGACCAGCATCAGAAGCACACACTCACATTGCAGATGGAGCCCTGGATCTGGAGCAAGAAGCTGGCTGGCTGCCTGCAGCAGAGCAAGAAGGGGGCACCCAAGAgcttggaggaggaggagcagctgCTGACCCAGGCCCTGAAGGCCGCCCTGCAGAAGCTCAGTTCTTGCACCCTGGCCAAGTCGAATGCCACAGCTGTAGAGGCCAACATCTTGCTCCTCCAGCAGAAGTTTCTGGCTTTCTTTGAGTGCTGTGCCTGCACTGACAATGTGCCCCTCGCCCACCATGTGCTAGTCACTCAGCACAGCAAGTGTGACAAGCAGCAGCTGCTCACGCTGGACATGTATAACACGGTGATGCTCAGTTGGGCCCGCAAG GGCTCCTTCAAGGAGCTGGTATATGTGTTCATCATGCTGAAGGATGCTGGCCTCTCCCCAAACCTGTGGTCCTATGCAGCTGCACTCCAGTGCATGGGACGCAGGGACCAGGACGTCCACATCATCCAGAG GTGTCTGAAGCAGATGATGGAAGAAgggttccagccccagcagcTCTTCACCGATCTGGTCCTGACAGGGGAGGAGCGGGACGCGCTGCTGAGAGCAGTGGTCAAGGCTGAGCCTGCCTTCATTCTGCCGCCACAAGCTCCAGAGCCCGTCAACACATCCATCCTGCTCCAGGAGGTCTATGCCAAG AAGGGTCCCAAGTCCTACCCGAAGTTGCACCTGCCCCTGGAGACCCTGCAGGACCTCTTCCACCAGCAGCTGCATGTGGAGCTGAGCGCCAACGTATGTGTCCAGTCAGTGGAGAAGGCCCCAGTAATGACCAAGGAGGTCATTGAGGCG CGGAAGACCCTGAAGACCCTGCAGGGGCAGTGGGAAGCGGAGCTGCTGCGGGTGCTACAGCAGACTAAGGCCACCATGGCCCACCAGGCGCAGGAGGGCCAGCCCACCCTCTATCCCTTCCTGTGCCTGCTCAGCGAAGGGGAGTTCGTGAGCATGCTGATGCAG GTTCTGCGGTTGTTGCCAGCGCAGGGTGAGCCTCTCCTCCACCTGGCCCATGACCTGGGCCTTCGTGTCTTAAATCGGCATTtggtgaagcagaagcaggccacCAACCATGTGCAGAAACTGGGGCAGCATTACTCACAGTACCTCCGGCTCCTGGCTTCTGACACGCAG GTGGAGGCGCCCTGCCTTCCTCGGGAGTACTGGGAATCACTGGGCCCACTGGAGACCCCTATGCAGCAGCCCTGGTCCCTGACAGTGCTGCTGCACCTGGGCAAGCAGCTGGCTGAGATGTTGGTGCAGGCAGTGCAGATGCCACGCAACCTGTCCACCCCGCAGGCTTCACGCCACCTCATCCCGGTGCTCTACCATGTGTACTCCTTCCGAAGCTATCGCCAG ATCGGCATCCTCAAGCCTCACCCAGCCTTCTCAAAGCTGCTAGAGACGGCTGCGGAACCCACACTGATCCTCGAGACCACAGAAGTGCCTATGTTGTGCCCACCGTTGCCCTGGACGACACCGCACACTGGGGCCTACCTATTGAGCTCCACCAAACTGATGCGTGCCACAGAGGGCACCACACAGCACCAGCATCTCCTGGAGCGCTGTGCTCCTGCCCAGCTGCACGGTGCCCTGGACGCTCTCACTCAGCTGGGGAATTGTGCCTGGCGTGTCAACGGGCGCCTGCTGGACTTGGTGCTACAGATCTTCAGGGACAAGGGTTGTACACGCCTGGGCGTTCCTCCTCCACGCTCAGAGGCCCCACAGCCAGCTCAGCTGCGCCTGCCACCTGGAGCCACACCTTTGCACAAGGCGGAGCTTCGGAAAGAGCTGTCGCGCTGCCTCAAAATTGCTCGGGAGATGCACAGCCTACGCATCGAAGCCTTGTACCGCCTGTCTCTGGCACAGCACCTGCGGAACCGTGTCTTTTGGCTGCCACACAATATGGACTTCCGCGGCCGCACCTACCCCTGTCCGCCATACTTCAACCATCTGGGCAGTGACCTGGCACGGGCCCTGTTGGAGTTTGCCGAGGGCCGGCCACTGGGGCCACGAGGCCTCGACTGGATCAAGATCCACCTGGTCAACCTGACTGGCCTCAGGAAGCGTGATTCGCTGCGCATGCGCCTGAGATTCGCAGATGAGGTCATGGAAGAGATCTTGGACTCGGCAGACAACCCCATGACG GGCCGGAAGTGGTGGATGGAAGCTGATGAGCCCTGGCAGACCCTGGCCTGCTGCATAGAGGTGGCCCGAGCAGTCCGGTCCCCAGATGCGGCTGCCTATGTCTCCCACCTGCCGGTTCACCAG GATGGCTCCTGCAATGGCTTGCAGCATTACGCTGCGCTCGGCCGCGACAGCGCAGGTGCCGCCTCAGTTAACCTAATGCCCTCGGACCTGCCCCAAGATGTGTACAGGGAGGTGGCAGCACAG GTGGAGGAGCTCCGCCAGCGGGACGCCAAGGATGGCCTCCAGGTGGCCCACGTGCTGAAGGGCTTCATTACCCGCAAGGTGGTGAAGCAGACCGTAATGACCGTGGTGTATGGAGTCACACGCTATGGTGGGCGCCTGCAGATAGAGAAGCGTCTGCGCGAACTCAGCAACTTCCCCCAG GAGTTTGTTTGGGAAGCCTCACACTACCTCGTGCGCCTCGTCTTCAAAAGCCTACAGGAGATGTTCTCCAGCACCCGGGCCATCCAG CACTGGCTGACCGAGAGCGCCAACCTCATCTCtcactcaggctggcctgtggaGTGGGTCACACCCCTGGGTATCCCCGTCATACAGCCCTATCACCGTGAGGCCAAGGTCCAG GTAAAAGGTGGCATCCAGAGCATCACCATGACCAGCTCCATGGACATCACCCA GAAGCCCAACACTCTGAAGCAGAAGAATGGCTTTCCGCCCAACTTCATCCACTCCCTGGACTCTGCCCACATGATGCTGACTGCCCTGCACTGCTACAG GAAGGGCCTGACCTTCGTCTCTGTGCACGACTGCTTCTGGACACACGCCGCTGACATCCCGGTGATGAATGAG GTGTGTCGTGAGCAGTTCGTGCGTCTACATAGCCAGCCCATCTTAGAAGACCTGGCTAAGTTCCTGGAGAAGCGCTTCTGCTCTGTCTCCAG CTCCCAGAAGCCCTCAGAACTTGCCCTGGCCACCAAACTGCAGAAGACACTACAGTCCTTGCCAAAGACCG GTACCTTCGATCTGAGTCAGGTGATGAAATCCACCTACTTCTTCAGTTGA